The genomic interval TGGATTCCCGGTTGGCTCGTGATCCGCGGATGCACCACGCCCACGCCGGAGTGAAGGTCAAGCGGAAAGGGCTAGATGATGATAAAGAGGACTCGGAGAGGGAACTAAGGGAACGAGCCTTCGTCATTCCCTTAGAGCCTCTGCCGGGCGTTACGTTACGAGATCCCCGCTCCCAGCGGCGGCAGTTTAGCCACATTAAGATAGATGTGACCCTGATGAAACCCAACTTTGCCAAGCACATTGTGTGGGACTAACTGGATTTCTTTGCAGAGGTTGTGATACtagacctccaatgttatgagtgtagctacAAAGAAGCTAGGGAGTTGTTTGAAGCttccgaacaaattgtattaagGTACACCGCTGGTTACCAAATTAGATCCTTAGAGATTTAgacactaaacaaaaaaaaaaaaaaaaaaaaaaaaaaaaaaaaaaaaaaaaggttattttacgggtagaacgAATTCACATCAAACAATGAGAGGCACAAAGGGTGTCTGCAACTCGAATGATTACACGGGGAAAACCATTTTCCTCCTAATTCTGTTGTTAACTATGGGCAAACCATTGACCTCATGTGCTGCTGATGTGATTGTTACCCCTGAAAGACCTGTGGTTGGGGTGATGCAGGATATGGATGTTAACCTTACTTGTATTGTTACGAATAACCAGAGCAAAAGAGCTGAGAAAATCAGGGTTACCTGGGGAGGAAATGCCGCCGAAGGTAAAGTGGTGACTTATTGGAATGAGGATGAACAGCATGGAAACTCTACCTTATGTCTGAAAAAGGTAAGCCAATCAGACATGGGGAGATATTGGTGCAACGTGACAATTGGTCAGGAGCAGAAACAGGGAATGGTTAAACTAAGGGTTGTTCCTTGGAGATTTGGAAATAGACAAGATTCAGAGTCTATCGAAGTAGTCCCGTATAAACAGGTGCGGGATAAATGGGCAGGTCATCGGGGAAAAATGAACTGTGAGTTCACATTTAAACCAACTTGTACAGGAGAACATCAGGTGAAATGgtggaaaaaggaaaatagaaaTTGGAGATTCATTGATTCGGGTTATTGGTGGGGGAGCAAAGGACAAGGCAGAGTATGGTTAGATGTCGGGACATCGAAACAAAGCGAGGGAACATATCTTTGTTTGCTGATGTGCGGACTTGAGGGAAGCTATGGATTAAGGGTGTGGTCTAGTCGAGTGAGACGAGAGCTACAGTTCAATCGAACGGAGGAACAAGAAAATTTGATAGTAGGATTGGTGAGAGATTTTGGGAAAATGCAGAATGTAACCAAGATTACAGCCTGTCTCCCCTTGCCACAAGCTGCAGGAGAACCCATTCCATGGGGGATTATTCCAATCCCAGATCCGCCTATTATTCAAAATCTAACTCAGACATGTTACCCGCAAATCAGGGAGAAACTTAAGAAGAAGACCATGAAAGAATGGTCCACTGTACCGAAGCCTTCAGATGTGTGGCAGTGTAGAGCGAATGAAGGGAGATTCGAACCAAAGTCAGGATTATATGGAGGGTTAAATAACTATGGATGGTGTTATGACGTACAACACAAGGAGATAGATGTGAAGGTGACAGAACAGGAATGGGTATGTCAGAATTCAACTTCAACCGCTTCCTTGTGGGATAATTGGGAAACTGTTTGGGGACAGAGTTTATTAGAACACTATACCTATTTAGGGGAGGTAGAGTGGTGCGTGCAGTGGACCGGGAGTAAAAACGCCACTTCCTTTGAAGTAAGCAATTTCCAAACTTCTAGGAGAGAATGGCAAGAACTAAGGGAAGGTAGGGAGTATTGGAACTGTTCGAAGCTGATCACTTGTGATACTCCAGAAGACCAAATTAGTATAGCCCCAGTGAGAGTTTTAGTGAAATGGGGATGTGAGTGCCGTAAGCTGAACCATACAATAGCTGAGAAGACTTTCCAAACTCCTGTCCAAAAGGTATCTTGTATGACTACAACTATCCGAAGTCCAGGGAAATTGGTCTGGGTACTAGGACATGGCCAGTGGACAACCCATCTGCCGTTAGATGGACCAGTGACTCAAATTACTCTGGGGATCCCTACACTCTGTCCTTTCTGGAAGAAAGAATCTCTATATAGGCCAGATAATATTCCAGTAAAACAAGGGAAGACCAGAGTAATGAAGAAAAGGGAAGACATAGACAGATGGCATGCCCCTAGTACTGGAGTTAAACTTGGCTGGGCATTAGAATCGTTGTTTGCACCAATAGCTTcctatcgaaacagggaaatgctgtaTAACCTTTTGGGCCAGACTGAACGGTTGGCTGCAGCAACTAAGAAAGGATTTAAAGATTTTAACCTACAATTGCAGGCTACCTCAAAAATGACAGTGCAGAATAGGATGACTTTGGACCtgctgttgttaaaagagcatggagtttgtggttacctaaGTGGCAGAATTGACCATTGCTGCATCCATATTCCAAATGTCACCAAAGAAGTTGAAAAGGATATCTCTGAGTTGCGATGCGTGCAACAAGAGGCAGGAATTCAGAGAGATGAGTCTGAACACAATTGGATTGAGGGATTGTTTAACTCATGGGGGTTGAATATCTCGGGTTGGCTGTCGTCATTAATTCAATATGTGTTAATGTTTGGAATTGTGATTCTGTTAGTTTGGTGTTTTTACAAATGTTTGTTGAGTTTGATACAGAAAGAAGTGGTTCACACCAGGATGATTATCAAGGCTTTAACTCGACCCCGAATCGGTGATGGGGACCCCTAGTGGCACCCTATAGGATTacaacttgacgaaagaattcgtaagttacaagaaaaaggggggaaatgaagccctaaagcagatagccttctggaagtaatgggttaaaacatggaatgtgaggcctgtaaagcagggcctagcactagaacacacggagaaagcacagcactaggaaaacagagtaacaaattagataaggggtagagcatcatg from Melospiza melodia melodia isolate bMelMel2 chromosome W, bMelMel2.pri, whole genome shotgun sequence carries:
- the LOC134431513 gene encoding uncharacterized protein LOC134431513, with the translated sequence MRGTKGVCNSNDYTGKTIFLLILLLTMGKPLTSCAADVIVTPERPVVGVMQDMDVNLTCIVTNNQSKRAEKIRVTWGGNAAEGKVVTYWNEDEQHGNSTLCLKKVSQSDMGRYWCNVTIGQEQKQGMVKLRVVPWRFGNRQDSESIEVVPYKQVRDKWAGHRGKMNCEFTFKPTCTGEHQVKWWKKENRNWRFIDSGYWWGSKGQGRVWLDVGTSKQSEGTYLCLLMCGLEGSYGLRVWSSRVRRELQFNRTEEQENLIVGLVRDFGKMQNVTKITACLPLPQAAGEPIPWGIIPIPDPPIIQNLTQTCYPQIREKLKKKTMKEWSTVPKPSDVWQCRANEGRFEPKSGLYGGLNNYGWCYDVQHKEIDVKVTEQEWVCQNSTSTASLWDNWETVWGQSLLEHYTYLGEVEWCVQWTGSKNATSFEVSNFQTSRREWQELREGREYWNCSKLITCDTPEDQISIAPVRVLVKWGCECRKLNHTIAEKTFQTPVQKVSCMTTTIRSPGKLVWVLGHGQWTTHLPLDGPVTQITLGIPTLCPFWKKESLYRPDNIPVKQGKTRVMKKREDIDRWHAPSTGVKLGWALESLFAPIASYRNREMLYNLLGQTERLAAATKKGFKDFNLQLQATSKMTVQNRMTLDLLLLKEHGVCGYLSGRIDHCCIHIPNVTKEVEKDISELRCVQQEAGIQRDESEHNWIEGLFNSWGLNISGWLSSLIQYVLMFGIVILLVWCFYKCLLSLIQKEVVHTRMIIKALTRPRIGDGDP